The following coding sequences lie in one Gadus macrocephalus chromosome 1, ASM3116895v1 genomic window:
- the LOC132446410 gene encoding MYND-type zinc finger-containing chromatin reader ZMYND8-like isoform X7: MHPQSLAEEEIKTESDVLEGMEVSVPTKVPDPPGSAERVLVPQKRKVSSPTHSSNGHSPTDTSPSPVKKKKKPGAMSSHNKDQSELRHGPFYYAKQPALTTDPVDVVPQDGRNDFYCWLCHREGQVLCCELCPRVYHAKCLKLPAEPEGDWFCPECEKITVAECIETQSKAMTMLTIDQLSYLLKFALQKMKQPGTEPFHKPVALEQHPDYAEYIFHAMDLFTLEKNVKKKMYGCTEAFLADVKWILHNCIIYNGGNHKLTATAKVIVKICEHEMNEIEVCPECYLSSCQKRDNWFCEPCSPPHPLVWAKLKGFPFWPAKALREKDGQVDARFFGQHDRAWVPLNNCYLMSKEIPFSVKKTKSIFNSAMQEMEVYVENIRRKFGVFNYAPFRTPFTPNNQLQMLLDPSNPGAGTVKLEKPEKLRLNFDITISPKMLLGKSSAPSGMSRRISMTDMPRSPMSTNSSVHTGSDAEPDGNDKPPRNLPFHYSTGEESMDFSASPASSKIGPAGSATGSPKPFNPGLVPKQERTTGPGSILNLNLDRVKAEMDLKELSESVQQQQQQQQGAAVLPTPKRPIRSLDKTIESCKAQLGIDEISEDVYKGVEHSDSEDSDKSDSSDSEYPSDEEHKPKSSAHEDKEKAERRRPRSLGQGEGPEGGSDTGDKVTPDPLVTEKQGSNGQDRDPQDKPRAAGGQPPLDTTKAPEEGRSAALASSAEQDSDSERELVIDLGDENGGRDRKRPKKEPATSMAKLVKDPSAVKMEGKFPLSAVAASPAQEALNQKDSSQPPTMAAHSLVSAAASAQTTTAPVWSPPAPSPSSTSASTTSSTSTSVAAAPSAAKKQRPLLPKEAGQAVPRAVVWNPTSKFPTSFKKVHVQKVQSQQHQQPPQQPAEPAAVAAPAPVAAPLQAHSPSQSQQQNSSSSSRYQTRQSAKVKDPPHSTSTSSATPTTAGGASSTSSSSAASSSSSFLIGDLQIPTGSADVAADIAKYTSKMMDTIKGTMTEIYNDLSKSTSGNTIAEIRRLRIEIEKLQWLHQQELSEMKHNLELTMAEMRQSLEQERERLVAEVKKQTESEKQQAVDETKKKQWCANCRKEAIFYCCWNTSYCDYPCQQAHWPEHMKSCTQSATAPQPEPETEPSSDPTAKPPPHPPATQTLPSAAGSIPDKNSSPRYLEKSKDSAAGVTVT; the protein is encoded by the exons TCCCTGACCCCCCAGGGTCAGCGGAACGGGTGCTGGTACCTCAGAAAAGGAAGGTGTCGAGTCCCACCCATTCCTCCAATGGCCACTCCCCGACCGACACCTCCCCAAGCcctgtgaagaagaagaagaaacctgGAGCCATGAGCTCTCACAACAAAGACCAG TCAGAGCTAAGGCACGGCCCCTTTTACTATGCCAAGCAGCCGGCACTCACCACAGACCCTGTTGATGTTGTACCGCAGGACGGCAGGAACGACTTCTATTGCTGGCTGTGCCACCGCGAGGGTCAGGTGCTCTGCTGTGAGCTCTGCCCTCGGGTGTACCACGCCAAGTGCCTCAAACTGCCCGCCGAGCCTGAGGGCGATTGGTTCTGTCCAGAGTGTGAG AAAATAACCGTGGCAGAATGCATAGAGACCCAAAGCAAGGCCATGACCATGCTCACGATAGACCAGCTATCCTACCTGCTTAAGTTTGCCCTCCAGAAGATGAAACAGCCAGGG ACGGAGCCCTTCCATAAGCCTGTGGCTTTGGAACAGCACCCAGATTATGCAGAATACATCTTTCACGCAATGGACCTTTTCACCCTAGAGAAG AATGTCAAAAAGAAGATGTATGGCTGTACTGAAGCCTTTCTGGCTGATGTGAAATGGATCTTACACAATTGTATAATTTATAATGGAG GTAATCACAAACTAACCGCAACAGCAAAGGTCATTGTTAAGATTTGTGAACATGAG ATGAATGAGATAGAGGTCTGTCCAGAGTGCTACCTGTCGTCCTGCCAAAAAAGGGATAACTGGTTCTGTGAGCCATGT AGCCCGCCCCACCCTCTGGTGTGGGCCAAGCTGAAGGGCTTCCCGTTCTGGCCGGCTAAAGCACTGCGGGAGAAGGACGGCCAGGTAGACGCACGCTTCTTCGGTCAACACGACAG GGCTTGGGTGCCGCTCAACAACTGCTACCTCATGTCCAAAGAAATCCCGTTCTCGGTGAAGAAGACCAAGAGCATCTTCAACAGCGCCATGCAGGAGATGGAGGTCTACGTGGAGAACATCCGCAGGAAATTCGGCGTCTTCAACTACGCGCCGTTCCGCACGCCCTTCACCCCCAACAACCAGCTGCAGATGCTGCTGGACCCGTCCAACCCCGGGGCGGGCACCGTGAAACTTGAGAAACCGGAAAAGCTGCGCCTCAACTTTGACATCACCATATCCCCCAAGATGCTCCTGGGCAAGAGCTCGGCGCCCAGCGGCATGAGCCGGCGCATCTCCATGACGGACATGCCGCGCTCCCCCATGAGCACCAACTCCTCCGTCCACACGGGGTCGGACGCGGAGCCGGACGGCAACGACAAGCCACCCCGGAACCTGCCGTTCCACTACAGCACGGGAGAGGAGTCCATGGATTTCAGCG CATCCCCCGCCTCGTCGAAGATAGGCCCAGCAGGCAGCGCGACGGGCAGCCCGAAGCCCTTCAACCCTGGGCTGGTGCCAAAGCAGGAGAGGACGACAGGCCCAGGGAGCATCCTTAATCTGAATCTGG ACCGGGTGAAGGCTGAGATGGATCTGAAGGAGCTGAGTGAGTCtgtgcagcagcaacagcaacagcagcagggtGCGGCGGTCCTACCCACACCGAAGAGACCAATCAGAAGCCTGGACAAGACCATAGAAAGCTGCAAGGCCCAACTGG GCATAGACGAGATATCGGAAGATGTCTACAAAGGTGTGGAACACAGTGACTCTGAGGATTCAGACAAATCCGACTCCAGCGACAGCGAGTACCCAAGCGATGAGGAGCACAAGCCCAAGAGCTCGGCCCATGAGGACAAGGAGAAAGCTGAGAGAAGGAGGCCAAGGTCCTTAGGCCAGGGGGAGGGCCCGGAGGGAGGGTCGGACACGGGGGATAAGGTCACCCCCGATCCCTTGGTCACAGAGAAGCAGGGCAGCAACGGCCAGGATAGGGACCCCCAGGACAAGCCCAGGGCGGCCGGGGGTCAGCCCCCTCTGGATACAACCAAGGCCCCAGAGGAAGGGAGGTCGGCTGCCCTTGCATCCTCGGCAGAGCAAGACTCTGATTCTGAAAGAGAGCTGGTGATCGACCTGGGTGATGAGAATGGAGGCCGCGATCGCAAGAGGCCCAAGAAAGAGCCTGCAACTTCTATGGCCAAATTGGTCAAAGATCCTTCTGCTGTCAAGATGGAAG GTAAATTTCCATTGTCTGCTGTAGCAGCCTCACCAGCACAGGAAGCTTTGAACCAAAAAGACTCCTCCCAGCCCCCCACAATGGCTGCCCACAGCCTAGTGTCTGCAGCGGCTTCCGCTCAGACCACCACAGCCCCTGTCTggagcccccccgccccctctccttcctccacttcggcgtccaccaccagcagcacctccacATCCGTCGCCGCCGCTCCTTCAGCTGCAAAGaaacagcgccctctgctgcCCAAGGAGGCGGGTCAGGCTGTGCCCCGCGCGGTCGTGTGGAATCCCACGAGCAAGTTCCCCACCTCCTTCAAGAAGGTGCACGTGCAGAAAGTTCAGagccagcagcatcagcagccgccgcagcagccTGCGGAGCCGGCAGCGGTGGCGGCGCCGGCCCCGGTGGCGGCGCCGCTGCAGGCCCACAGCCCGTCACAGTCACAGCAGCAGAACTCCTCGTCCAGCAGCCGCTACCAGACCAGGCAGTCCGCTAAAG TGAAAGACCCCCCTCATAGCACTTCAACCTCGTCTGCTACGCCCACCACTGCTGGCGgggccagctccacctcctcctcctccgccgcctcctcctcctcctccttcctgatTGGAGACCTGCAGATCCCCACAGGCTCAGCTGACGTGGCCGCAGACATAGCCAAGTACACAAGCAAA ATGATGGACACAATAAAAGGGACAATGACGGAGATCTACAACGACCTTTCCAAAAGCACATCAGGAAACACAATCGCTGAG ATACGACGGTTacggatagagatagagaaGCTGCAGTGGTTACATCAGCAAGAGCTGTCTGAGATGAAGCACAATCTGG AGCTGACTATGGCGGAGATGCGCCAGAGtctggagcaggagagggagaggctggtGGCCGAGGTGAAGAAACAGACGGAGTCGGAGAAACAGCAGGCGGTGGACGAGACCAAGAAGAAACAATGGTGCGCCAACTGCAGGAAGGAGGCCATCTTCTACTGCTGCTGGAACACTAGCTATTGCGACTACCCCTGCCAGCAGGCCCACTGGCCGGAGCACATGAAGTCCTGCACTCAGTCAG CCACAGCTCCACAGCCGGAACCCGAGACAGAGCCCAGCTCGGACCCTACGGCCAAGCCTCCGCCTCACCCCCCCGCCACGCAGACACTTCCCTCCGCCGCTGGCTCCATACCAGACAAAAACTCCTCCCCCCGATATTTGGAAAAAAGCAAGGACAGTgcggctggagttactgtaacCTAA